The Impatiens glandulifera chromosome 8, dImpGla2.1, whole genome shotgun sequence genome includes a window with the following:
- the LOC124913376 gene encoding protein JINGUBANG-like — protein sequence MKLLRRWLSTCSSATSIAVTETSPAGDDVFSGSCLHSDYSLQTLPSIPSLQNLSAIETSLDISVNRLSLSSLKLILPFPIGALAVNNNLLYAAAGHLINVYNLDNYNFTLIDTFNHNNPNSGSIKSIVFQTSKIFTAHQDGKIRVWKMVKEKKHNLLATLPTLQDRLLRSILPRNYVTIRRHKKKLWIEHHDAVSSLAQVEGGDDNIGNLIISTSWDKSFKIWNLSSSDGQYRCLQSIIDAHDDALNAVAVSPDGTFFTASADCRIRVWGRIPGDRNRKYSLLATLEKHKSAVNCLALNDDGSILFSGACDRSILVWEREDSANYMAVKGALRGHSRAILCLINISDLLISGSADRTVRIWRRGYDDGRYSCLIVLDGHMKPVRSVAATVVNGGGSGGAAVRVFSGSFDGEIKAHQISMLRPTVCKSGLGFDGNDSDKSCENLNPESDKFKSINFVTGSLTENRTNPSCKTGKQLERAKRHLDSRLLGHSI from the exons ATGAAGCTCCTCCGGCGATGGCTATCAACTTGTTCCTCCGCCACCTCCATCGCCGTAACAGAAACTTCTCCGGCTGGAGATGATGTTTTTTCCGGCAGCTGCCTCCACAGTGACTACTCTCTCCAAACTTTACCCTCTATTCCCTCCCTCCAAAACTTATCCGCCATTGAAACTTCTCTCGACATCTCCGTCAATCGTCTTTCTCTCTCCTCCCTCAAACTCATCCTACCTTTCCCAATCGGAGCCCTTGCCGTTAACAACAACCTCCTCTACGCCGCCGCCGGCCATCTTATCAACGTTTATAACCTAGATAATTACAACTTTACCCTCATCGATACCTTCAACCACAACAACCCTAACTCCGGTTCGATTAAGTCTATTGTTTTCCAGACTTCCAAAATCTTCACTGCTCATCAAGATGGAAAGATCAGAGTCTGGAAAATGGTTa AAGAAAAGAAACATAATCTCTTGGCTACATTACCAACCCTACAAGACCGACTCCTCCGTTCGATATTACCAAGAAACTACGTAACGATTCGTCGTCACaagaagaagctatggataGAACATCATGATGCAGTCTCCAGCCTCGCACAAGTCGAAGGAGGAGATGATAATATTGGTAATCTAATAATCTCCACTTCTTGGGATAAAAGTTTCAAGATCTGGAATCTATCTTCATCAGACGGCCAATATCGTTGTCTGCAGTCAATCATCGACGCTCACGACGACGCCTTGAACGCCGTTGCTGTTTCGCCGGACGGAACCTTCTTTACTGCTTCAGCCGACTGTCGGATAAGAGTATGGGGGAGGATACCAGGAGATAGAAATAGAAAGTATTCATTGTTGGCTACTCTTGAGAAACATAAGTCGGCTGTGAATTGTCTAGCTTTAAACGACGACGGATCGATTCTTTTCTCCGGCGCTTGTGACCGTTCGATCTTGGTTTGGGAACGAGAGGATAGTGCAAATTATATGGCGGTTAAGGGGGCGTTAAGGGGTCATTCAAGGGCTATactttgtttgattaatatatctGATTTACTGATTAGTGGGTCGGCAGATCGGACGGTGAGGATTTGGCGGAGAGGATATGATGATGGACGTTATTCTTGTCTTATTGTTCTTGATGGGCATATGAAACCTGTGAGGTCGGTGGCGGCGACGGTGGTGAATGGTGGTGGAAGTGGTGGCGCCGCCGTTAGAGTGTTTAGTGGAAGCTTTGACGGAGAGATCAAGGC ACATCAGATAAGTATGCTGAGGCCTACCGTATGCAAatctggtttaggatttgatggcaatgactcagacaagtcttgtgaaaaCTTAAACCCAGAATCTGACaagtttaagtctataaactttgtcacAGGGAGCTTAACTGAGAATAGAACTAATCCAAGCT GTAAAACAGGAAAACAACTTGAAAGAGCCAAACGACATCTGGACAGTCGGCTGCTcggacatagcatatga